The following proteins are co-located in the Carboxydothermus pertinax genome:
- a CDS encoding DUF190 domain-containing protein, with protein MNKAKLLKIYVGEATKHDGKNVVQLIIKILKENEIAGATVSRGIMGYGSDGIIHGTKLVELSSDLPIIIDVVDSEENIQKVLPKILEVLPKGLCFTLDVDVHFYGTKTK; from the coding sequence ATGAATAAGGCAAAATTACTCAAAATTTATGTGGGTGAAGCAACCAAACATGATGGGAAAAATGTAGTTCAGCTAATAATAAAAATTTTAAAAGAAAATGAAATAGCCGGGGCAACGGTGAGCCGGGGTATTATGGGATATGGATCGGATGGAATAATTCATGGAACGAAATTAGTAGAACTTTCTTCCGATCTTCCGATAATAATTGATGTAGTCGATAGCGAGGAAAATATTCAAAAAGTGCTTCCCAAAATATTAGAGGTTTTACCAAAAGGATTGTGTTTTACCTTGGATGTAGACGTTCATTTTTATGGAACCAAAACAAAATAA
- the crcB gene encoding fluoride efflux transporter CrcB codes for MVEILLVGLGGSIGAILRYTFTKKIGERYQGDWPLATFLINILGSFGLGLLYGLKLNQLIWLLLGTGFFGGFTTFSTYIYEAIFLMEEGLFWKNANYLFTSIFTGVVFFAAGMWLANFFKGGI; via the coding sequence ATGGTGGAAATACTTTTAGTTGGTCTTGGGGGGAGTATTGGGGCCATTTTAAGATATACCTTTACTAAAAAAATAGGGGAACGATACCAGGGGGATTGGCCGCTGGCGACGTTTTTGATAAATATACTTGGTTCCTTTGGCCTTGGGTTATTATACGGGTTAAAATTAAATCAACTAATATGGCTTTTACTTGGTACCGGCTTTTTTGGGGGATTTACGACTTTTTCTACTTATATTTATGAGGCAATTTTTCTTATGGAAGAAGGGTTGTTTTGGAAAAATGCGAATTATTTATTTACATCGATATTTACTGGTGTAGTTTTCTTTGCTGCTGGTATGTGGTTAGCAAATTTTTTTAAGGGAGGCATTTAA